The Paenibacillus macerans genome includes a window with the following:
- a CDS encoding ABC transporter ATP-binding protein, translating to MSLLELGEVRAYYGAIEALKGISLKVEEGEIVSLIGSNGAGKSTTLKAICGQVNTVGEIRFAGSEMSSLPPHRAALKGIAHVPEGRHIFPRLTVKENLELGAFSVGDKKAVKQRMERVFAYFPRLKERLGQMGGTMSGGEQQMLAIGRALMMEPKILLLDEPSMGLAPIIVEQIFEIIQELNREGMTVLLVEQNAFQALQIAHRGYVMQTGEILLEDEAGRLLSNEQVKEAYLA from the coding sequence ATGAGTCTCTTGGAGCTGGGCGAAGTCCGCGCTTATTACGGCGCCATCGAGGCGTTGAAGGGCATCTCTCTTAAGGTGGAGGAAGGGGAAATCGTCTCGCTGATCGGCTCGAACGGGGCCGGTAAATCGACGACGCTGAAGGCGATCTGCGGGCAGGTGAATACCGTCGGTGAAATCCGCTTTGCCGGGAGCGAGATGTCTTCGCTGCCGCCGCACCGGGCGGCCCTGAAAGGGATCGCGCACGTGCCGGAGGGGCGGCACATTTTCCCGCGTCTGACGGTGAAGGAAAATTTGGAACTGGGGGCTTTTTCGGTAGGCGATAAAAAGGCGGTCAAGCAACGGATGGAGCGGGTGTTTGCTTATTTTCCGCGGCTGAAGGAACGGCTTGGGCAAATGGGCGGAACGATGAGCGGCGGGGAACAGCAAATGCTTGCGATCGGCAGGGCGCTGATGATGGAGCCGAAAATCCTGCTGCTTGATGAGCCGTCGATGGGGCTGGCCCCGATCATTGTGGAGCAGATTTTCGAAATCATCCAGGAGCTGAACCGGGAAGGCATGACCGTGCTGCTGGTGGAGCAAAACGCTTTTCAGGCGCTGCAGATCGCCCATCGCGGCTACGTGATGCAGACCGGGGAAATTTTGCTGGAGGATGAAGCCGGGCGGCTGCTATCCAATGAGCAGGTTAAGGAGGCTTACCTGGCCTAA
- a CDS encoding branched-chain amino acid ABC transporter permease produces the protein MDTILQTLPQVLVDGLTLGAVYAVVAIGYTMVYGILEFINFAHGEIFMTGAFVGTAALLGMSSAGWLGALPGGLAYFLILAAAMVFTGVMGIGIERVAYRPLRNAPKLISLISAIGVSFLLQDIVRFIADVRTGNFVVTGISLYGDNLKLGASSLWGGFNDAFLKTNTIIVVAVAVVLMIGLDLFVNRTKWGKAMRAVAQDRETAALMSINVNKVIALTFFIGSALGGGTGVLFAQQYGTIDPYIGFILGMKAFTAAVLGGIGNIRGAMFGGLFIGVLEMFSSANLSVITGGTLGGEYKDVVAFLILIAVLIFKPEGLFGRALKEKV, from the coding sequence ATGGATACGATCCTGCAAACTCTTCCCCAGGTATTGGTGGACGGCCTTACTTTGGGCGCGGTTTACGCCGTGGTGGCGATCGGGTATACGATGGTTTACGGCATTCTTGAATTCATTAATTTTGCCCATGGCGAAATATTTATGACCGGCGCTTTTGTAGGAACGGCGGCGCTGCTTGGGATGAGCTCCGCCGGCTGGCTCGGCGCTCTGCCGGGCGGATTGGCTTATTTTCTGATCCTCGCGGCGGCGATGGTGTTTACGGGGGTGATGGGAATCGGGATCGAGCGGGTGGCCTACCGGCCGCTCCGCAATGCTCCCAAATTGATCTCCCTGATCTCCGCGATCGGCGTCTCCTTTCTGCTTCAGGATATCGTGCGGTTTATCGCCGATGTGCGCACCGGAAATTTCGTCGTTACCGGCATCTCGCTTTACGGCGATAACCTCAAGCTAGGGGCATCGTCGCTGTGGGGCGGGTTTAACGACGCTTTTCTGAAAACGAACACGATCATCGTCGTGGCCGTCGCCGTCGTTTTGATGATCGGGCTCGATCTGTTCGTCAACCGGACCAAGTGGGGCAAAGCGATGCGCGCCGTGGCCCAGGACCGGGAGACGGCGGCGCTGATGTCGATCAATGTCAACAAGGTGATCGCCTTGACGTTTTTTATCGGCTCCGCGCTGGGCGGCGGCACCGGCGTGCTGTTCGCGCAGCAATACGGAACGATCGACCCGTATATCGGTTTTATTTTGGGCATGAAGGCGTTCACCGCGGCGGTGCTGGGCGGAATCGGAAATATCCGGGGCGCGATGTTCGGCGGTTTGTTTATCGGCGTGCTGGAAATGTTCTCCTCGGCCAACCTGTCGGTGATTACCGGCGGAACGCTGGGCGGGGAATACAAGGATGTCGTCGCTTTTCTGATTTTGATCGCGGTGTTGATATTCAAGCCGGAGGGGCTGTTCGGCAGAGCCCTCAAAGAGAAAGTGTAG
- a CDS encoding ABC transporter ATP-binding protein — MTVLKVKGLVKRFGGLTAVDGVDFSFPRGKISAVIGPNGAGKTTFFNMITGIYAPDEGVIELEGKSIVGVKPHQVASQGIARTFQNIRLFGSMTVLENVMVGRHIHLKAGLLGTLLSLPKFRQEEEQAQLEAYRLLEFVGLAELLNEQAGSLPYGAQRRLEIARALAAKPKVLLLDEPAAGMNPRETAELIGLIRQIQENTGMTIILIEHDMKLVMELSEHILVLDYGMKIAEGGPEAIRSHPKVIEAYLGKSAVAPEARRLEVIS; from the coding sequence ATGACCGTTTTGAAGGTGAAGGGTCTCGTGAAACGCTTCGGCGGACTGACGGCGGTGGACGGCGTCGATTTTTCGTTCCCCCGCGGCAAAATATCCGCCGTAATCGGGCCGAACGGGGCCGGAAAAACGACTTTTTTCAATATGATTACGGGCATCTATGCGCCGGACGAAGGCGTGATTGAATTGGAAGGGAAATCGATCGTGGGCGTCAAACCGCATCAAGTGGCGAGCCAAGGAATCGCCCGGACGTTTCAAAATATCCGCCTGTTCGGCAGCATGACCGTACTCGAAAACGTGATGGTCGGCAGGCATATTCATTTGAAAGCGGGGTTGCTCGGGACTTTGCTTTCCTTGCCGAAATTCCGTCAGGAAGAGGAGCAGGCTCAGCTTGAGGCTTACCGGCTGCTGGAATTTGTCGGCCTGGCGGAGCTGCTGAACGAGCAGGCGGGAAGCTTGCCTTACGGGGCGCAAAGACGGCTGGAAATCGCCCGGGCGCTGGCGGCAAAGCCGAAGGTGCTGCTGCTGGACGAACCGGCGGCGGGCATGAACCCGCGGGAAACGGCGGAGCTGATCGGGCTGATCCGGCAGATCCAGGAGAATACCGGGATGACGATTATTTTGATCGAACACGATATGAAGCTGGTGATGGAGTTGTCCGAGCATATTTTGGTGCTGGACTACGGGATGAAGATTGCCGAAGGCGGCCCCGAGGCGATCCGCAGCCATCCGAAAGTGATTGAAGCGTATTTGGGAAAAAGCGCGGTTGCTCCGGAAGCGCGTAGGCTTGAGGTGATTTCATGA
- a CDS encoding branched-chain amino acid ABC transporter permease, producing MSVWLGRSKAAQAALFSLFVIVTAASVYFSDKSVVAFLLLLGSLLLLYYTTFPVSIKWAIGAVLVLLVIPFATSGGPSHQSYMEVATQCGIYIAMALGLNIVVGFAGLLDLGFVAFFAVGAYTYAIFATPQANEFIGGGLFPLSGGAFWIFIAIGGFMAALFGLLLGLPVLRVKGDYLAIVTLGFGEIIRIIFNNLDRPVNITNGAMGLSSIQAPSLFGYKFTFPNQYYFIVVFILALVIFSVKRLEHSRLGRAWKAIRENEIAAQSMGVPLIRTKLTAFAIGASFSGMMGVVFAAKQTFIDPTSFTLLESITILVMVLLGGMGSVPGVILGAALVTILNLQVLTELTNWLNQLTLQGVLNIPSSISPSKMQRLIFGAILVLIAIFRPNGLISAKNRKVDGERLRGQRSSPVLSFRQQGKQQSGGVGK from the coding sequence CTGAGTGTATGGCTGGGACGCAGCAAAGCCGCGCAAGCCGCGCTTTTTTCGTTGTTCGTGATCGTTACGGCCGCGAGCGTCTATTTTTCGGATAAATCCGTGGTTGCGTTTTTGCTGCTCCTGGGTTCCTTGCTGCTGCTTTATTACACTACGTTTCCGGTCTCCATCAAATGGGCGATTGGAGCGGTTTTGGTGCTGCTGGTCATTCCGTTCGCCACTTCGGGCGGGCCTTCGCACCAGTCCTACATGGAGGTAGCGACGCAATGCGGCATTTACATCGCGATGGCGCTTGGTCTGAATATCGTGGTCGGATTCGCCGGCCTGCTCGATCTGGGGTTTGTCGCCTTTTTCGCCGTCGGGGCTTACACTTACGCGATTTTTGCGACGCCGCAGGCGAATGAATTTATTGGCGGGGGGCTGTTTCCGCTGTCCGGCGGAGCTTTCTGGATCTTCATCGCAATCGGCGGGTTTATGGCCGCGTTGTTCGGCTTGCTGCTCGGCCTCCCGGTGCTGCGCGTCAAAGGCGATTACTTGGCGATCGTCACGCTGGGCTTCGGCGAAATCATCCGGATCATTTTCAACAATTTGGATAGGCCGGTGAACATTACGAACGGGGCGATGGGGTTGTCTTCGATTCAGGCGCCCAGCTTGTTCGGCTACAAGTTTACGTTTCCGAACCAGTATTATTTTATCGTGGTGTTCATTTTGGCGCTCGTCATCTTCAGCGTAAAAAGACTGGAGCATTCCCGGCTCGGACGGGCTTGGAAGGCGATCCGGGAGAACGAAATCGCCGCCCAGTCGATGGGCGTGCCGCTGATCCGGACCAAGCTGACCGCCTTTGCCATCGGCGCCTCGTTTTCCGGGATGATGGGCGTTGTGTTCGCCGCCAAGCAAACGTTCATCGATCCGACCAGCTTTACGCTGCTGGAATCGATCACGATTTTGGTGATGGTGCTGCTGGGCGGCATGGGCAGCGTGCCGGGGGTTATCCTCGGCGCGGCGCTGGTAACGATCCTCAATTTGCAGGTGCTGACAGAGCTGACCAATTGGCTGAACCAGCTAACGCTGCAAGGGGTGCTCAACATCCCCAGCTCGATTTCCCCGTCCAAAATGCAGCGGCTCATATTCGGCGCCATCCTTGTGCTTATCGCGATATTCAGGCCTAACGGCTTGATTTCGGCCAAAAATCGCAAGGTGGACGGCGAGCGGCTTAGGGGCCAGCGTTCTTCTCCTGTGCTTTCGTTCCGGCAGCAGGGCAAACAACAGAGCGGAGGTGTCGGCAAATGA
- a CDS encoding branched-chain amino acid ABC transporter substrate-binding protein codes for MKVKKALAFFLVSFLIIGLLSACGSNGGGNASGGGNGTEGGKGSGAAGGSSGGALTVIKIASQSPLSGGSAIQGESIKLGGQMALEERQAEFKELGFDLQYVPYDDQGDQKKGVANAELIGADQAVMAVLGHLNSGVSIPSSVVYEKYSIPMVSPASTATEFTDRKLKVANRVVARDDFQGPAGAEYAVKTVGAKNIFVIQDKTAYGQGLADAFKTAAEELGATIAGYEGITVGEKDFNGVLNQVLSKKPDFIFFGGMYAEAGLIVKQAREKGIAVPIMGGDALDSSGMVDIAGDKLTEVAYSSVSTDITKSNQAWADKYKEKFGKSVENYSAYSYDAMNVILNGVKKAIEDNGGKLPAREQVRDAVRATTDFDGVATKVSFDDIGDNKYAKVFIYKFENQAYPGAMVSEIEQPK; via the coding sequence ATGAAGGTAAAAAAAGCTTTAGCGTTTTTCTTGGTTTCTTTTCTCATCATTGGTTTGCTTTCGGCGTGCGGTTCCAACGGGGGAGGAAACGCGAGCGGCGGCGGCAACGGAACCGAAGGCGGCAAGGGAAGCGGGGCGGCCGGAGGTTCGTCCGGCGGCGCTTTGACCGTCATCAAGATCGCTTCCCAATCGCCTTTATCCGGCGGATCGGCGATCCAGGGGGAATCGATTAAGCTCGGGGGCCAAATGGCGCTGGAGGAACGGCAAGCGGAATTCAAGGAACTCGGCTTCGACCTGCAGTATGTTCCATACGACGATCAAGGCGATCAGAAAAAAGGCGTGGCCAACGCCGAACTGATCGGCGCCGATCAGGCGGTTATGGCGGTGCTGGGGCACTTGAACTCCGGCGTATCCATTCCGAGCTCGGTCGTTTATGAGAAATACAGCATTCCGATGGTATCTCCGGCCAGCACGGCGACGGAATTTACCGACCGCAAGCTGAAGGTGGCGAACCGGGTCGTCGCCCGCGACGATTTCCAAGGGCCGGCCGGCGCCGAATATGCCGTCAAAACGGTAGGGGCCAAAAACATCTTTGTCATCCAGGACAAAACGGCTTACGGCCAGGGGCTGGCAGACGCCTTCAAAACCGCGGCCGAGGAGCTTGGGGCCACGATCGCGGGTTACGAAGGAATCACGGTCGGCGAAAAAGACTTCAACGGCGTTCTGAACCAGGTGCTCAGCAAAAAGCCGGACTTCATCTTCTTCGGCGGGATGTATGCGGAAGCCGGGCTTATTGTGAAGCAGGCGCGGGAGAAGGGTATTGCCGTTCCGATCATGGGCGGGGACGCGCTCGATTCCTCGGGGATGGTCGACATCGCCGGGGATAAATTGACGGAGGTGGCCTACAGCTCCGTATCGACCGACATCACCAAATCAAATCAGGCATGGGCGGATAAATATAAGGAGAAATTCGGCAAATCGGTCGAAAACTATTCGGCATATTCCTACGACGCGATGAACGTTATTTTGAACGGGGTGAAAAAGGCGATTGAAGATAACGGCGGCAAGCTGCCGGCGCGTGAACAGGTGCGCGACGCCGTGCGGGCGACCACCGATTTCGATGGGGTGGCCACGAAAGTCAGCTTTGACGATATAGGGGACAACAAATACGCGAAGGTGTTTATCTACAAGTTTGAAAACCAAGCTTACCCGGGCGCGATGGTTTCGGAAATTGAACAGCCCAAATAA